The Hymenobacter sp. DG25A nucleotide sequence ACTTGCCATAGTTACCACTGAGCGTGTTCACTACCTGCTTATCCTTCCCAAAAAACACGACCTGCATGCCCTTGGGGAATACCTGGTCGCCGTTTTCGAACTGCTGTTGCACGGGGGCCGTGAGCTTAATCTGCAGCTTGGCAGAGTCGCTGAACAGGATGGTGACGTGCTGGCTTTCCAGCAACGGTCCCTTATAAACCACCGGCTTCACACTAACCGTCGATTTTGACTCGCAGGCGGTGCCCAGCGCTGCCAGCAGCAACCCACTCCAAAGCCAATGCCTGCCGTGGCTGCTCATGCTGTCAGAATAGAGTGGCCGGTTATTCTACGCGGCGCTTGATAAACCAACGGTTATTGAGCGTAAAGCCCAGCTGAGCGCGCACATAGTCTTCCTGAATGTTGCCTTTGGGGAAAGCCGTGCTTACGTCGGTATTGCCGCGCATGCCGTAGGTGAAGGAGAGATTTACAGCCGCAGCGTCCAGGGCCGTGGCCGAAGGCACCGGCAGGGTAAAGCCCCAGCTGACGGACCGGTCGTAGAGGGTTTGCCCGGCTGGCCGGTATGGCATGGAGGCCACGCTCAGGCCCACCCGGTAGGTTACCCGCTTAAAGTAGCTGTCGACGGATGTTGGATCAGGAGTCAGCTCGCCACCGGCCGCTACCCGGAAGGTATTATCCAGGGGGGTAGTATTAGTACCCCGGAAGCCACGGTAGTCCGACCACTTGGTCTGGCTGGCATCAGCCGCCACGGTCCAGTTCTTGTTATTATCGAAGGAGATTCCGCCCTGAATGGTAGAGGGAAGCGTAGCCGCCCCCGTCTGATCATTCTGCACCGGCGTCCGCTCCAACAGGGTGCCATCTATCCGCTCGCGGTCCAGCACCACTGAGTTAGTACCATCCAGCTTAGAGCCGAAGGTGTAGGTACCACCCACATTCAGATTCAGGTTGCTGTTGAGCGCCGTCCGATAATGAGAGCCTACCCGGAAGTTGAAGTCCGAATAATACGTGTGCTCCCCTACCACGGCAGTAGTGGTAGACGCGCTGATAGACGAGGTATCCGTAAGCAGGGTGGCTTTGGTTTTCTGGTCAATGGCCCCGAAGATATAGGATGCCGTAACTCCTACCGTAAGGCCCTTTGCCACTTTCACGCCCTGCGCAATGTAGGCCTGGCTCAGGCTGCCCGTGCCCTCATACTGCTTCAGCGAGCGGGCATTAGGGTCTCCCTCAACCTTATCAATGGTTTTTGCCTCGAAGTCAACTACGCTATACGGCCGAAGACCCAGTGAAGCCGCCCACCGGCTAGACAGCGGCACGGCCAATACCATATAGCCCAGCGTTGCACTCCCGTCTTTCTGCGAGGCCACGTTGTTCTTCACCGTTTTGTACTGACCATTCAGACCCAGCTCAAAGGTGGTGCGCGTGGTATAGAACAGCATAGCGGGGTTCTGGTCGTTCACGTGGGACCCATTAGGAGCAGCCAGGCCGGCGCCTCCCATGCCCTGCTGACGAATGCCGCCGGTATTGGGCACTTCATCGCCCAGCCCCAAACGGGAATAGGGAGAGTTACCGAGACCTTGTCCCTGGCTGCGTGGAGCGGCCAGCGCACTGAGTACTACCAAGCCAACGAAGCCGGCGAATTTCTTACTTGACATTATGCACCAGAATTCGGTGAAGCCCGAGCAGAACCAACTCGGGAATTGCAAAGATGCGTCCTTTCAGCCGCGGTTCAAAGAAAGGCCCGTCGCCACCGGTCAGAACGGCCGCCAGATGCGGGCTTTGATGCCGGTACGCGGCCAGTATTCCATTTATTTCGGCCACCATGCCATTCACCACGCCACTGCGAATGGCCGACTGCGTATCGGTGCCGGTAAGCGGCACCGCTTCTGCCAGCGAGGGTGCCGTTACCAACGGCAGCCGTCCCGTGAAAGTATGCAGGGCCTGAAACCGCAGCTGCAGCCCCGGCGCAATACTCCCCCCCCGAAACGTGTGGCCGCCTTCCACCCAATCCGCTTTCAGCGCTGTTCCCGCATCGAGAATAAGCGCGTCCTGCCGGGGGAAAAGGGTGGCGGCTCCCACGGCCGCGGCTAAACGGTCAGCCCCCAGCGTGTGGGGCGTGGCGTAAGCATTTTGGAGAGGGATGGGAGTAGCGGCGGGAGCAAAAGGCAGCACCGTTCCACGAACGTAGGGCTTCAGTTCCTTCACCCACTCCTCTACCGGGCGAGCCGAAACCGTGGCAATAATAGCATGATCCGGACGCAGGCGGGAAACCATTTCCACTACCTGTTCCGGGAGCAGCCCGGCCTCCTGTTGCACCAACTCACCCTCCACAAAATAGCCCAGCTTTGCCGCTGTGTTACCAATGTCGAGGGTGAGTAAGTGCATAGAAGGCAGAAGATGTTGCCAAGAGGAGTCGGCAACCCGGTACAGGGTTGCTTTCTACATGAAATATTTCAGGCGGATAACCTCTTTCTCCGACAGGAAACGCCACTTGCCGCGGGGCAGGTCCTTCTTCGTCAGGCCAGCGTACTGCACGCGGTCCAGGGTTACCACATCATACCCCAGGTGTTCGAAAATGCGGCGCACAATTCGGTTACGACCAATGTGAATCTCAACCCCCACAAAATGCGGGTTGCCCGCCACTACGGCCACGTCATCCACCTCGGCCTTGCCGTCTTCCAGCTCCACCCCGGCCGTAATCAGCTTCAGGTGCTCCTCCGTCAGGGGCTTATCCAGCTCTACCTGATAGATTTTCTTGTTTTTGTGCGAGGGGTGCGAGAGTTTCTGCGCCACTTCGCCATCGTTGGTGAATAGCAGCAGGCCCGTGGTATTGCGGTCCAGGCGGCCTACCGGGAAAATACGCTCTTTCGAGGCGCTGGCCACCAGCTCCATTACCGTCCGGCGACCTTCGGGGTCTTCCGTGGTAGTGATGAAGTCCTTGGGCTTATTCAGCAGCACATACACCAGCTTTTCCCGGTTCAGATTGGTTTTGCCGTACTGTACCGTATCGGTGGGTTTCACCTTGTAGCCCAGTTCGGTAATTACCTCACCGTTTACCTTAATTTCGCCCGCTACAATCAGCGAGTCGGCCTCGCGGCGGGAGCAGATACCGGCGTTGGCGATGTAGCGGTTCAGGCGGATTTCGTCGGAGTTGACTTCCTCTTCCTCGCGGCGGCGCTTGTTGCCCCGGTTTTTATCGTCTTCGTAAAACTTGAGGTTCTTGTACTCTGGGGCTTCGCCAGCAACTTCGCCGTACTTCAGCTTGCCCGCGCGGTTAGAAGGAACATCCCGGCCGGCGCGCTTATCAGCTCCGGCTGGGCGTGCGTCGCGCTTTTCGAAAGGCCGCTCGCTTCTTTCGCCATACGGGCGTGCTTCGCGCTTGTCGCCGTACGAAGGACGGTCTTTGCCGGCATCACCGTATGGGCGCGCCTCACGCTTGTCCCCGTAAGGCCGGACTTCCCGCTTGTCGCCATATGGGCGCGCCTGCGGCCGGTCGCCGTAAGCCGGGCGGCTGCCACTCTCATTTCGGTCGCCATAAGGGCGGCTTCCGCTGTCTTTGCGGTCTGAGGATGGACGGCTGCCAAAGGCGGGCCGCTCCCCAAAGCTGCGGGGGCCGGCACCACCTTCGCGGCGGTCAGGCGCACTACGAGGCCGCTCCCGCTCAAACGTGCCTTCATCCGGACGACCCCGAAAATCAAAGGGACGGGCAGGACGGATTTCACGGTCCGGACCCAGGTCCGCGCCACGCTCCGGAGCCCGATATTCGTCGTTATCGAAAGCCTTTTGTGGGGCCGCAGCCGGTGCCGGGTTGGGGCCTACTTTATTGAATTTGCGGTTCCGCTCGCCCCGGTCGCCGCGGGGAACGGCGGGCTTATCCTCGTGCCGGTATGGCTGGCCGGCCCAGGTACCTTTAGGCTCAAAGGGTTTCACCGGGCGCTCATCCCGATAGCCGGAATTGGTTTCGCGGCGGTCATCATAGGAACGGCGCGGGGCATCCCGGTCGAAGTCGCGCTTGGGCGCAAACTTCTTGTCGCCGTAGCCACCAGCACCACCAAATTTCTTGGGGCCACCGTAGCTGCCCTGCCCACCCTGGGGCGGACGGCCAAAGGCCGGGCGGGAGCTGAAGTCACCGCCCCGGGGGCTGAGTTGCCACCAAAGCGGCGCTCATTACCAGCGCCGCCTTCTGAGCGGCGGGGGGAGGAGAAGTTGCGGGAGTTGTCGGAGCCTCTGGAAGGACCGGAAGGGCGGCTGCCCGTGCGGCCCCGGCTGCCGGGAGTGTCGTCGGAGAAATGTTTCTTGCCCATAAGTGCAGGCTTGCGTGCCGTATCGCTACGGTACCGATTCAAAAAGGGTACTAAAAAAATCAGGTTTTCGAAGAAACGAAAACTCGGAGAAAACAGTGCCCGGACCAGCGGCGCAGCCCCAAGTGGGCAGCCGGCCGATAGTCCGGGCAAGTAAGTATGAGCGGCAGAAATTAGTCGCGCCGAGCCATTTTGGCTTCAATGGAATGCTGGGTGTGCGGTACGGCCCGCAAGCGCTCCTTGGGAATGAGCTTGCCCGTGCCGATGCACACGCCATAAGTGCCGTTTTTGATGCGCACCAGCGCATTTTCCAACTGCTGGATGAATTTCATCTGCCGGGCGCCCAACTGGTTCAGGCTTTCCTTTTCAGCGGTATCAGCACCATCTTCCAACACTTTGGAGGAAGAAGCGGTGTTGTCCGTACCCGAATCGTTCTTGCGGCTCAGTGTTTCTTTGATGAAAGCTACTTCCTTGCGGGCAGCGGTGAGTTTGTCTTGAATAATCGCCTCAAACTCGGCCAGTTCTTCCCTGGAATAGCGTAGGGTTTCTTCACTCATGGGAACAGGGAATTGATTATAAGTGGGTTAGCAAAATACCGGATAGTCTGACTAGAGCTAGATATGACTTAACAGCAGGCGTTTCAATTTAGTTTGAAGTTGAAGCGTATGCAAGCGTCATCTCGGCCTTTCTTAACCGACCCCGGTTTTAATACGGCCGCAAAGCTACGCTTTTGTTGGGAACAGCCAGCTTTTTGCCCTGGCTTTGGCTTCGCTTTCCCTGCTTAACTGCTTAGAAGCCTAGCATATGAATGGCGGCCACGGCACCTTCCACTCCTTTGTTGCCGTGCTTGCCGCCCGCCCGGTCCCAGGCCTGCTCCAGAGTATTGGTGGTCACCAGACCAAAAATGACGGGCTTGTTGAACTTCAGCCCTACCAGAGTGATGCCCTGGGCAACGGCATTATTGATATAGTCGTCGTGCTTGGTTTCGCCCTGAATAACCACACCCAGACATATAACGGCATCAATCTCCTCGTGCTGGGCCAGCAACTGGGCACCCAAGGTCAGCTCGAAGCTTCCGGGTACGGTGTTGCGGTAGATATTCTCCGCTTTGGCACCATGCTTCAAAAGGGTATCGTAAGCGCCCTGGCTGAGCACGTCGGTTATCTCGCGGTTCCACTCGGCTACTACCAGCCCAAATTTCTTCTCGCTGATGTCAATAAAGTGGTCGGAAGTATAGTCGCTGAGGTTTTTGAGGGAAGTGGCCATGCGGGCTTGTTCGTCTGGTCTGAATCGTAAACTAAAACTGCGCCCCTCCTCACGGAAGAGCGCAGCTTCTAATGCCTTTTTTGGGGCTTATTTGCCGCCGGCCAGGCCCTGGGCGCGGGCTTTGTACTGTTTGGCCTCGTTGGCTTCGGCAGCGGCCGGATAATCGGTCAGAATCTTATCATATACCGCTACGGCTCCGGCATAGTCCTTTGCCAGCTCCAGGGCGGCAGCCTCTTTCAGCAGATAGCTCGGCGAGAAGTATTCGTTGGCTTTGTAGTCGGCCGCCTTCTCATACAGGTCAGCGGCTTCCTTGGTTTTGCCCAGCTCCAGGTTAGCGTCACCCTGCAATGCATAGGCGCGGGCTTGCACCAGCTCGTCATCGGAGCTGAAGTCCTGCAGATAATCAATAGCCTGCTGGAATTTGCCTTCTTTCAAAGAGGCGGCGCCGGCGTAAAAGTTTGCCAGGTTGCCGGCTTTGGTGCTGCCGTACTCGGAAGCTACTGCTTCCAGACCTTCGTACTGACCGTCGCCTTTCATGGCTTTCTTCACGGAATCAGCTTCCCAGTAATTAACAGCCTGAAAAAGAGCAGCTTGCGCTTTCTCATCCTGCTTATTACGCCAAGTATACCAGCCAAAAGCCCCTACTACTGCCAGAATCACCACGGTTAGAATGCCGAGCAGGAGATTCTTGTTGCTGCGCACGAAATCTTCCGAGCCTGCCAGGCGGGCAGCCAGGGCATCCGGATCTTCAAACAGCGGGTGCTCCGGATTGAGGGCTTCCGGATTAGGCTGCGTGGGGTCTGCAGGCTCCTGGTTTACCTGGCTGCGGTTCAGCGGACTGTTCCGCGTGTAGGGAATCTTTGACATTACTTGATTTCAGAAAAGCGGCCGTGAAGCCGGTTAGTACTCCGCTCGGTAATTAGTCGCGGATATAAGGATAGTCCTGCTGTACATACACGTCCTTGAACAGCTCATCGGCGGTGGGGTACGGGGAGTTCTCAGCAAACTCTACCGACTCCTGAACCTGCGCTTTGATCTTTTCATCAATAGCGGCCAGTTCTTCTTCGGTCGCCATGTTGTTGGTAAGGATGGTGTGGCGTACCGACTCGATGGTGTCGCGGGAGCGGTAGTCCTCCAGCTCTTCCTTGGTGCGGTACTTGGCGGGGTCACTCATGGAGTGGCCCTTGTAGCGGTAGGTTTTGAACTCCAGGAACGTGGGGCCTTCGCCGGCACGGGCGCGCTCCGCGGCGCGGGCCACGGCGTTGTGCACGTCTTCCACGCTCATGGCATTCACCGGCTCCGAAGGCATGTCGTAGGCTTCGCCTATGGTATACAGCTCCGTGACGTTAGAAGTACGCTGCACGGATGTACCCATGGCGTAGCCGTTGTTCTCTACTACAAAGATAACCGGCAGCTTCCACAGCATGGCCATGTTAAAGGCTTCGTGCAGGGCACCCTGGCGCACGGCACCATCACCCATGTAGCAGATGCAGAGGTTGCCGGTCTTGTTGTATTTCTCAGCGAAGCCAATGCCGGCACCCATCGGAACCTGCGCGCCTACAATGCCGTGGCCGCCCACAAAATTCACGTTCTTATCGAACATGTGCATAGAGCCGCCTTTGCCTTTGGAGCAACCGGTAGCTTTCGCAAACAGCTCGGCCATGATGGCATTAGGCGAGGTGCCCAGCGCCAGGGGATGCGCGTGGTCACGGTAAGCCGTAATCCACTTATCACCCTTGGTCAGGGCTGATACCGCCCCGGCAACGCACGCTTCCTGACCAATGTAGAGGTGGCAGAAGCCCTTTATCTTTTGCTGGCCGTATAGCTGGCCAGCTTTCTCTTCAAACTTGCGCATGAGCATCATTTGCTCATACCACTGCATATAAGTCTCCTTCGGAAACTGTGGCTTGTCCGTAGTGGTAGCTCTCGGAGCCGCAGCATGCGGATCACCAGCCGGTGGCATAACCGGATCAGGTTGTTTTACCGTATCCGGGGTTACCTTCTTGTCTTTACCTGCAGCTTTCGGAGCCGACGATTTTTTCGCCGAATTGGAAGCCTTTGGGGTAGCCTTTACTTTCGTCTCCGCCATCTTGCTTTCGGTTGTTCGCGTTTGGGATGCGAAAGTACGTAAAAGGATTGCAATTCCGAACCGAATGATACTGGATAGTCTATACCTATTATTCTTCAAAAACTACGATGAAGCCTCGCTCCGGCTGTCTCCGCATATCAACTGTTTCGTGGGAGACAATGGTAGTGGCAAGACTAATCTGCTGGATGCTATCCATTATCTGTGTTTGACGAAAAGTGCCTTTACCTCCTCCGATGCCCAGAGCATTAAGCAGGGAGAGGAGTTCTTTGTAGTGAAGGGGCGGTTTCGCACCCCTCCTGCGGATACCTTGGAAACCATACAATGCAGTTTGCGCGCCGGCCAGAAGAAAGCCCTGACGCACGACAAGCAACCCTACGAACGGATATCAGACCACATAGGAAAATACCCGGTGGTCCTGATTTCTCCTTACGACACGGACTTGATTCGGCAGGGTAGTGAGGAGCGACGCAAGTTTTTCGACAGCTTTATTTCGCAGCTGGACCACGCTTATCTGGAGTTGCTGATCCGCTACTCCCACTTGCTCAAGCAACGTAACTCTTTGCTCAAACTGGCCGCCGAGCGCCAGAGCGGTTATGACCGGGACTACCTGCTGGTGCTGGACGAACAGCTGGCCCCCCTTGGCGAGCAACTTACTCAGCAACGACTACAGTTCCTGGCGGAGTTCACCCCTATTTTTCAGCGGCACTACGAGCAACTGGCCGATGGCCGGGAGCAAGTGACCCTGGAATATAAAAGCCAGCTCAGCGACGCTGACTTTGGTAAGCTCCTTCGCTTAAATGAGCGCAAGGACCTGATCCTCCAGCGCACCACCATCGGCCCTCACAAGGACGACTTTGTCTTTCTGATGGATGGTATGCCCGTGAAGAGCTACGGCTCCCAGGGTCAGCAAAAGTCTTACGCCATTGCATTAAAGCTGGCCCAGTTTGAAATGGCTGCGGCCCGCAAAGGCCACAAACCCCTGCTGCTGTTGGATGATATTTTTGACCGCCTGGATGAGCGGCGCATTACCCGACTATTGCAGCTGGTAGCTGACCACACCTTCGGCCAGGTTTTCTTGACCGATACTCACCTGGAGCGCACCGACCGGATTCTGGCTTCGCTCTCGGAACAGGTGAGTCGGTTTTTGGTGGAGCGTGGTACTGTCCGTGCTTTATAAAGTTAGAAGGCCTTCATTCTCCCCTATCTTTGCTGTTCAGCTTCTCAGCGTAATTCCGCGCGTTAAAATACCACTTCACTTTGAAAAAGCATAATTCGAACCCAAATTCTCGTCAGGGGGATATTGTGCCTTTGAAGGACGGTATTACGGCATTGCTTAAGGCTTACCGGTTGCAGGGCAAATTGAATGAGGTAACCGTAGTAGCCAGTTGGGAGCGGGTAATGGGCAAGGCGGTGGCTATGAAAACCCAACAGGTATATGTGAGCAACGGCAAACTGTTTGTGCGCCTGAGCTCGGCCCCTCTCAAGCATGAGCTGGTGATGGCTAAGACCCGGGTGCTGGATATTATCAATGCCGAAGTGGGTGAGCAGGTTATTTCAGAAGTCATCTTCTTATAGCCGTTTCGGCTACCCGGCTTTTTTCTACTTTATTCAGCAGCCCACTGCCGCAGTGCTCATATAGCCTGGTCTTCCCAGGTTTGTCTTATCCTGCATTGATCTACTCTCCCTTTGCCCACTTAGAGCGAGGGGTTGTTTTTCTATTATAGGCAGTTCACTACTCGCCTTTAGGCTGCTACCTGGCCTTCCTATTCCTCCCTCCTTTTATTCAAGGCAGACGCGGCTCCACCCCGCTTTTTACGACCTCATCTGGTTGTGCTGTTTTCTTCGGGCCTCACCCAAGACAGGCTTCTCTGCAGAGTAGATTAACTCCCCCTTCCGGCTTGTTGCCTCATCCCATATTACCGCCTTTATCCTGGGTAGTCTAGCCCTTCTATTGGCTTTATACTACCCCACTTTCTCCCTTTCCTTTGGCAGCTACTGTGCCTAGTGTGGATCGGTTTGACTATCCCTTTTTTCGGATTTTAGCAGAAGCTTCCTGGTGCCTTTTGGCCGTTAACCTGTCCCTCCAGCTTAGGCAAAACTTCTATACACTGCTTTCGATATCCTCGCTCTTCTCCCCCTACCAGCTCTTATCCTAGTCATATCCGCCCTCCTTTACCTGATTACTTATCTCCCTATTTCCCCCCCTTCAATTACCAGCCTGCTATTACGCTGTCCGCTACTGCAGTTGTACAAAAATGTTTCACGTGGAACATTTTTGTTAGCGTGGACCATACACTTTAAGCAGCAACTCATTGTAAGCCTCTAACAGTGCTATGTACTTGTTTTGGAGGACCATTAGCTGCTTGGCATAGTCCTGATCAGTTAATGATACAGAAGAAGGTGTAACGGAATGCCGATTTGTAATAGGTGTAACAGGTGTAACATTATAACCGGATGTTACAAATGGCAAAGATGCTTGTTGCGGTAATGTAAAGTCGTTCGAAAAGTCATGCGAAATTATATCACCGATACGTTTTACAAAAGCGTAATCAAGTGTTTCATCTTTGAATTTACGATAGATAGTAGGGCGTGTAATACCCAGTTCTTCCACTATACGTGTAATGGAAATACCGCTGTTTTTAATGGCTTCCTGCAGGATTTCGCCCTGATGTGGCATATAAGGAGGGTGTATTACTGGGGAAATGTAAATATGTAAAAAACGAACAAGCTATACAAACATGATACGTAAATCGCATTACAATTACACGGTGTAACAATTACACATTTACAGTATCAGATACAATTTACAGAATACGAAATTACATGATACACGTTACATATCATTGATACATTTTACAAATAACATTGTATGTAACGTTACAAAACTCGTAACTCACCCGTATAAAGCCCTTTAAGAAGTCAACTTCCATCAACTGAGTTACCACAAACTTCTCCTTGGTATAAGCCGGGATGACAAGGGCGTGCTTACGCAGTGTAATGCTGAGAGCACACGCGCAAAAGCCAGAGCTATTAACCTGAATCAGGAGGTTAGCAGCGCTAGACGGTCAGGATAATCCGTGGTAAGCCCATCTACGTGCATAGACAGTAGAGCTTTCATAGCATCGGGTTCATTCACTGTCCAGGGGATAATCCGCATACCCAGCACGTGAACAGCCGCTACCAGTTCGGCCGTAACCAGGGAGAAGCGCGGGCCATAGACAGCGGGTATAAACCCCAGCTTTTGAAGATGAGTTGACAGAGGGATTTCATCCTCCACCAACAGGCACAAAGGCACCGTGGGATACTGCGTATGGGCTACCTGCAGGATGCGAGGATCAAAGCTGAGCAGGGTAGTGCGGTCCTGAAATTCGGAGGCCAGCACAACCTCCATAACGAGCTGCACGAAGCGCGCCGGCGCAGGATGAAAAACACCATCACCGCCTGGCTCACTCTTAATCTCAATACTGAAACGGGGCAGCGCACGACCCATCGTTTGGGCAGCCGCCGATACCTGCGTGAGAACGTCGCGTAGCAAGGGCTTGACGGCCGCTACTGGTTGTTGAAAAGGAAAACCCGGATGCGGCGTCAGGCCACAGTCATACTGCTTAATAGCACTATAGGGGAGCTGGTAAAGATTGTGCTCCTGCTCGGAACCAGAGGGAATAGGCAGCCCTGATGGCAAGCGGCAGATAGCCGAGGAAAACCACGGCTCGTGCGACACCACTACTTGGTTATCGGCAGAGATAACTACATCCAGCTCCAACACGTCTACGCCCAGGGAAAGGGCGTGTAAGAATCCGGGCATGGTATTTTCTGGACGCAGGCCCCGGCATCCACGATGTCCATGGACTTCTGGGCGGGAGGCAATAGTATGTGGCATAGAACGTATCTACGCACGCACACCCGGCAGGGTACTAAAAGGCATGCCTGCACGCCGTATAATCAGCATAACACCGAAAAAGAATGAAGAAATTATTGATCATAGCCGTGCTGGCTGCATTGGGCATAGGTGGCTACCTGTATTATAAGCGACTGACAGGCGGGCCGGAGTATGCGTTGATACAGGCGGTGAAAGCAGCGAAAATGCACGACGTAGCCACGTTTGAGCACTACGTAGACCTGCACACGCTGACAGATAACCTGGTGGAGCAAATGACTGACCAGCGCGTGATGGAAGCCATTCCGGGTGGGAGCAGCATGCTGATGCAGGGCGCGCTTCGCTTGCTTAAACCGCAGCTGGGCCAGGTAGCCCGGCAGGAGATAGTGCGCTACATTGAAGCCAACCCGGACCAGGCCGCAGCCCGGCCGGCATTGCCCGTGAAGGTGCTGGGGATGGCCGGATCCATTATCAGCCCCGATAGCCGCTTTAAGGGTATCAAATACAATCAGCGCCAGGGAGACGAAGCTCTGGTAGGTCTGGAGTTCACCCAGCCCCGCTATGATACGACTCTGGTACTGGAGGTGAAGCTGCAGAACCAGGGTGACCACTGGCAGGTAAAGCAGATAACCAATGGAGGACAGCTGGCCCGGCATGTAGCCCGGCTGGAGAAGGAGCGCAACCAAAGTCGATAACCCTCTCCTCTCAACAGCTATAAAAAGCAACGGCCCACCGCAGAATCTGCAGTGGGCCGTTGTTGTGAAAAGCGGAATGCTTAGGCTTTGCCGCGACCGGCAAAAAGGTAATAGATGATAAGACCACCCAGGGGGAAGAAGAAGATGATGGCTGCCCACAGGAGCTTCTTGCCAATAGACCAGGGCTGACGGAATACATCAATCATGGCCAGGATATCCAGAGCCAGCAACACGTAGCCCCAGGTAGCCAGACCACCATTCGCATTGTAGCGGCTGCACGAAGACATAACCAAGAGCAGGGCCAGCATAGGCAGAGCCACAGCTACACGGTTCAGATAGGGAGCAAGCTTATTCATAACAGGGAGAGTTATAGGAATGGAAGGAAGAGATTTGCCACTTCTTACGCACTATCCCCGGATTGGATATAAATATGCAAATAAAATTACGTTATTATATTGATTATCAGATATTTATGAAATATACTCCAGGATCTTACCAA carries:
- the lptC gene encoding LPS export ABC transporter periplasmic protein LptC; the encoded protein is MSSHGRHWLWSGLLLAALGTACESKSTVSVKPVVYKGPLLESQHVTILFSDSAKLQIKLTAPVQQQFENGDQVFPKGMQVVFFGKDKQVVNTLSGNYGKFDRNSNLYIVRGNVRVNNAEKHQKLSTEELFYNKQKGTIYTDKFVRVETLTEILTGTGLTANQEFSRYKILKPAGIFTVEPPAAE
- a CDS encoding OmpP1/FadL family transporter, yielding MSSKKFAGFVGLVVLSALAAPRSQGQGLGNSPYSRLGLGDEVPNTGGIRQQGMGGAGLAAPNGSHVNDQNPAMLFYTTRTTFELGLNGQYKTVKNNVASQKDGSATLGYMVLAVPLSSRWAASLGLRPYSVVDFEAKTIDKVEGDPNARSLKQYEGTGSLSQAYIAQGVKVAKGLTVGVTASYIFGAIDQKTKATLLTDTSSISASTTTAVVGEHTYYSDFNFRVGSHYRTALNSNLNLNVGGTYTFGSKLDGTNSVVLDRERIDGTLLERTPVQNDQTGAATLPSTIQGGISFDNNKNWTVAADASQTKWSDYRGFRGTNTTPLDNTFRVAAGGELTPDPTSVDSYFKRVTYRVGLSVASMPYRPAGQTLYDRSVSWGFTLPVPSATALDAAAVNLSFTYGMRGNTDVSTAFPKGNIQEDYVRAQLGFTLNNRWFIKRRVE
- a CDS encoding type III pantothenate kinase; its protein translation is MHLLTLDIGNTAAKLGYFVEGELVQQEAGLLPEQVVEMVSRLRPDHAIIATVSARPVEEWVKELKPYVRGTVLPFAPAATPIPLQNAYATPHTLGADRLAAAVGAATLFPRQDALILDAGTALKADWVEGGHTFRGGSIAPGLQLRFQALHTFTGRLPLVTAPSLAEAVPLTGTDTQSAIRSGVVNGMVAEINGILAAYRHQSPHLAAVLTGGDGPFFEPRLKGRIFAIPELVLLGLHRILVHNVK
- a CDS encoding pseudouridine synthase, whose product is MKPFEPKGTWAGQPYRHEDKPAVPRGDRGERNRKFNKVGPNPAPAAAPQKAFDNDEYRAPERGADLGPDREIRPARPFDFRGRPDEGTFERERPRSAPDRREGGAGPRSFGERPAFGSRPSSDRKDSGSRPYGDRNESGSRPAYGDRPQARPYGDKREVRPYGDKREARPYGDAGKDRPSYGDKREARPYGERSERPFEKRDARPAGADKRAGRDVPSNRAGKLKYGEVAGEAPEYKNLKFYEDDKNRGNKRRREEEEVNSDEIRLNRYIANAGICSRREADSLIVAGEIKVNGEVITELGYKVKPTDTVQYGKTNLNREKLVYVLLNKPKDFITTTEDPEGRRTVMELVASASKERIFPVGRLDRNTTGLLLFTNDGEVAQKLSHPSHKNKKIYQVELDKPLTEEHLKLITAGVELEDGKAEVDDVAVVAGNPHFVGVEIHIGRNRIVRRIFEHLGYDVVTLDRVQYAGLTKKDLPRGKWRFLSEKEVIRLKYFM
- a CDS encoding TraR/DksA family transcriptional regulator, coding for MSEETLRYSREELAEFEAIIQDKLTAARKEVAFIKETLSRKNDSGTDNTASSSKVLEDGADTAEKESLNQLGARQMKFIQQLENALVRIKNGTYGVCIGTGKLIPKERLRAVPHTQHSIEAKMARRD
- the ribH gene encoding 6,7-dimethyl-8-ribityllumazine synthase, producing MATSLKNLSDYTSDHFIDISEKKFGLVVAEWNREITDVLSQGAYDTLLKHGAKAENIYRNTVPGSFELTLGAQLLAQHEEIDAVICLGVVIQGETKHDDYINNAVAQGITLVGLKFNKPVIFGLVTTNTLEQAWDRAGGKHGNKGVEGAVAAIHMLGF
- a CDS encoding tetratricopeptide repeat protein — encoded protein: MSKIPYTRNSPLNRSQVNQEPADPTQPNPEALNPEHPLFEDPDALAARLAGSEDFVRSNKNLLLGILTVVILAVVGAFGWYTWRNKQDEKAQAALFQAVNYWEADSVKKAMKGDGQYEGLEAVASEYGSTKAGNLANFYAGAASLKEGKFQQAIDYLQDFSSDDELVQARAYALQGDANLELGKTKEAADLYEKAADYKANEYFSPSYLLKEAAALELAKDYAGAVAVYDKILTDYPAAAEANEAKQYKARAQGLAGGK
- the pdhA gene encoding pyruvate dehydrogenase (acetyl-transferring) E1 component subunit alpha; the protein is MPPAGDPHAAAPRATTTDKPQFPKETYMQWYEQMMLMRKFEEKAGQLYGQQKIKGFCHLYIGQEACVAGAVSALTKGDKWITAYRDHAHPLALGTSPNAIMAELFAKATGCSKGKGGSMHMFDKNVNFVGGHGIVGAQVPMGAGIGFAEKYNKTGNLCICYMGDGAVRQGALHEAFNMAMLWKLPVIFVVENNGYAMGTSVQRTSNVTELYTIGEAYDMPSEPVNAMSVEDVHNAVARAAERARAGEGPTFLEFKTYRYKGHSMSDPAKYRTKEELEDYRSRDTIESVRHTILTNNMATEEELAAIDEKIKAQVQESVEFAENSPYPTADELFKDVYVQQDYPYIRD